In Brassica napus cultivar Da-Ae chromosome C2, Da-Ae, whole genome shotgun sequence, the sequence aaatctcagccACATTATTACTTCAATTCAACAGAAAGTAGCAGTAAGAAAGATGTGAAACCTGAGGAGAGTTAGAAGGGGGCCCTATCAAATATTACCGCTTTCCCCATCTGACATTTCTTCAAGCCTTGCAATTGCATCCACAAGAGCTTGCTCATGATCCTACCATTTCCAAGTTAAAACTATATAGTCAGCTTCTCTTCATGATACCGTTTAGTAAAAGACCAGACTCAGCAACACATTTCTTACTCTTAGAACTTTCTTTGCCTTCTCTACCTCTGCTGGGTTGGGGTTAACGGATCTAAACACTTTTTCTACCTGtgaaaatagtttataaagtaTATTACTCAGACCGTTAACAACTGAGAACATTCGATCCCATGATCTAGAACTTGTAATGGTACCTCTTTTATTAGTGTATCAGTGTGGAGTATTTCAATATCACCTAAAGCTTTCTTCCCAACGCCATTCTGTGCCTTGTGCTGCTGTATCTTCATGCTTCCCCTACCTCTACCACTAGCTTGGCCTGCGGGACCCCCACGAGCCATGGCCTTTGTACTTCCACGGCCTTGCCCAGGATGTCCTCCTTTGCGAGAAACCCCAGCATCCTCACCTTCCCATCTGATATCTCCCGGAgatatctattatatatatatttagaaacaCCAGTCAGAATCCAAGAACCATCAAGATCATAAACAAATGGACTAAGACAACATTTCATGGCAACTCCCAATTGTTATTACCTCTTTAAGATTTACCCATTCCCAAGTTTCATTCACAGTGTTCATGTCATACACTAAAGCATGCCTCCCCTTATCAATATTtaacaaaggaaacaaaaatataatatcagaAAATGGAGGTCTGGCActaaaatactaatatatatatatatatatatatatatgtaagataCCTCAGCGGCTTTGTAGTCAGTTATAACAGCTTCATAGAAGTTGTTGTCCTCAGGCCACTTTGTCCACACCTTCTTCCCAACCAACGGATCTGGTTCATTTGCTACTGCGCCTGGCTGAGGCCTTCCAGCAATGCCTGTAGCTTGGAACTGCATCGACTTTATCACTTAGTCAGTGGAGAATTTAAGAACAAGAGTCATCATAGTAAGAGAGTCATGACTTACTGTCTTTGGCTTCTTGGTATTTGGACCTGGTGGAGGACCTCCTCTTCTTAGCGCAGCAGATGAAGATGGCTGCATTGACGGGTGCATAGCGGGAGATGGCGCGCCCATAGCTAACGAGGCGATTGATTGTGATGTCTTTTGCTTCTTACGTGATCCTGAAACAGCTGGACTCGGAGCATTATCATGAACCATCTGAGGAGCACCGGATTGAAAGCTGTTCCCCTTTCTCCACTCCCTGACATGGTTTAAATCAACCTCATTAGCTAGAAAGTTGCTTTTGgttaattgaagaaaaaatatcaaagaaaCAAACCTTATTCGCCTGATCATTTCATCAGCATTAACCCTTGATAACAGCTCTCTGTGTTCCTCATCAGACACCCGAAGTTCTTTTCTGAGTTCAGTGATCAAACTTTCTTTCTcctgaatatttatttttcccaTCAAAAGGAAGAAGCATGAGTTTTATCTTAAATGGTTAAGTTAGATAAGTATGGACTCATTAGTAATATAAGTACCCAGGTGATAGCATCAGACTGGGCTTTGAATGCACGGAGTATTGAGCTATAAGCCTCTTGCTCAATGAGATGAATTTGAGTTTCCATGTCATTGTGCACCCTTGACAAAGGAGCAGAGTTGAGAACTGAAGGCCTGCCATTACCAGCAGGTCTCCCGCTTCTCTGATATCTACTTGGAGGTAAGTCATCATCCGTACCTGAGTTCCCACAGACAAGCAACCAAATATACAAACAAAACATAGTAAATCATTTTgaaaatccaaataaaataaaactaagaaTGAATACTTCTAAAAGCATGGAACACAATTACAACAAAAACATCACATTGTTAACAGcagaaagagaaagacaaaAACAACTTcgaaagaagacaaagaagactCACCACTACTATCAGAAGGTCGGTAATCCATTTGGTGTCCTTTCTCCGATGATGCTTCACAGGGGAagctaataaataaaaaaaaacgtggTATGAGAGACCTGTCTAGTTCCACCAAAGCACGAGCTGCAATaaccaagaaaagaaaaagaaaaaaaacaaaactttaaacGGAGGATAAGGCCAACACACTCACTCTTCAACAGAGTAAACCAAAGCCTTCACAGTACAAACAAAGACACACAGTTCTTAAAACTCGAGCTCAATAAACCAAACACACTTCACAGATTGAGCTCGAATTTGTTAGAAGAAACCCTAACAAAATCAAGAAAACTTGATACAAGAATTAAAACtttctctaaaccctaattggCGATCCCaagataaacaaaacaatataaaaaaaaaaaaagcaaacacCTTATTCGTAACTTTGGATCTACTCCCGGAAAATTCGATCAGCAAAGATCTTTCCTGGAGAAAAATTACTCACGAAAGGTCATAGATTTGAGCTAGACAAATCAGAAGATCCGAACAAGGAAGAAACTTTCTCTCGCGCAATTCGATTTCAGGGAAACGTTGGATCTTTCGGAAGCTGAAACCGACAATTTTTTTGCCCTAGTTTTTTTTCCCCAGTTTGATAGATTTGGTTTGAGTCACACAAACGCTGTCGTTTCGCTTTTCACTTCGTTATGTCTTTCGGTTCTGTCTTAAAATCCGGTTTGCTTTGTGTATTTTTGGTACGCTCTCGTTTAATCTCACAATTAACAGAAAATCTAAACCCGTACATGTATTTTCCTATTTACTCCCTCCGCAAACGATAGGGAATGTTTCAGAAGATGTTTCTTGtcgaaataaataatattttatattatatttaattttattgaaaattgtGTAACCAATACTCAGACAAAGAAACCGATCGAAATGACAAAAAGACTAGCTTCTTGTTTTTCTTAGTGAGCGTTCAAATCAAAGTGATCTGAGCTTCATCTCCTGAGCTCACATTCTATGAACAGAGAGAATCACCACACAACATAGTCAAAGCGTTAGAACGAAGACCTCAGCGAAAGCTAACAACAGTTTTGTGTGTTACCTCTCGATAGCACGAGGGCTAAAGGGAACAACACCAGAAGGTGTCACAAGGGCATCGATCATAACATCATTCGGTGTTACAGGAATACTTCCATCCTCAAGAATCTGAGGCGAGTATGACAATGCAACTGCAATCGTAAACAAAACACTGATTAGCTTATCTTTCAATTGACAACACATTCCGTAGTATTAGTTTGATTGTGGTCTATATATATACCCATAAGTGGATTGCTCCAGCCCCTCTCCTTTGCACGGTCCTCGTATCTCTTCAAGAAAGTGTCGTAGTATCTTTTTCCCCATATAAACAAGTAGAACAGGTTAGATTAGATTAGACCATGACACTGTTTGTTTTAGATCTTCATCAATGAATCTCTAGCACTTTAACAAAAGAAGGTCAATGCAAACTTACCCACCCCCACGACCTAAACGTCGTCTACATCTATCAAACGCAAGACCTGACCACAaggatttgaaaataaatatggaaaaaaaatggaaatgaaACTCTTTTTGAAAGTACCTGGCAAGATGAATAAATCGATTGGTTCATCTGCTTGCATCACTGTCCATAGAGAAAGAAAACAGAAGGTGTCATCTCTAGCCAGTGTGATAATAGTTATAATATGGTGGGAGAATAGAAGAAAGGACACTACCATCTTCACGCTCATTCCCTAGAGCATCAACAGGAGCTGGTTCCAAAATGTTCATAGAGTTTGCAATGAGGTCTTCCATATGAGATATGTGCAGCATACGCATGTTGCTGTTCCTGTCCTCTACCCATGGGACATATAGCTTTTTCTCTGTCACTGTATTtgtatcaaaataataaaattagaagaaaaaaatgccATTAAAAGTAGGAAGCAATCTAATTTTTCCTAATAGTAAGGTACATGTCATTAAACCAATCACTAATCACAATTAGTCATTGATGTGTAAATGAGCTTCCTTTACAATGAAAAAACAGTAGTAGTAGTACCAGGATGTTGGAGAATCTTGGACAGGATTCTTGAAGTGTCGACTTCGTTAAGAGACTTGCAGCTAACGTAAGCACACAGTCTCCGACATGATTTGAACCAAGGAGCTTCAAGAACAGTGTTCTGAATTACATCATCTAAGATCAATCAAAAtggttactatttttttttttccaaagaaATGAAATTAAGTAAAAAAAGATTGAACCTTGTTGGGTGCGGAGAGAAGGGTCCATGGCTTTTAATGATCTGCGGACGGTGGTACGCACGACGCGTTTCTGCTTGAAGATTGAATCGAGCTCCTCTTGGCTTTTGGTGGTGGTGCTCATGGCGACGGTACTTGATAATCTGGGAACGGGTCGGGTCGAGATCTtggtgaagaagaggaagattgatgatgatgatgatctttcTAGTGCTGCTGTCGGGGTACAAAAGAGTCGAGCTCCAATCATTTCATTACAAAAGCTTCGCTGGAACCTCCAAAAGTCGATATAACAACACTCGAAATCTATTGTACGTAACTAACTAGGTACATAGGGCTGCGGGGGGTCAGGTTATTACTTATTTGGTTAGTTCGGATCGGTTTAAATTTCACTGAAGTGAACCGAAAAAAAATCCGGTTCTGTTCAGTTTTTGGTTAGTTCAGCTAAAAAAAATGTACCCAAGTTTATAGTTTTGCGGTTAGTTTGGTTAATTTTCGgttaaattgaataaaattcgAAAAATTGGTCAATTTCAAttagttcggttatttcggtttGAAATCTCGGTTAAGATTAGTActatttgtaattaattttttagaaaactgAACTAACCGATTACCGAACCGGACGAAATCGAAAACCAAAACTTTTTTTAGTTGTCGGACTAAACCGAACTtgcgaaccgaaccgaaacttaACAGAAAACCAAACTTTTTGGGTCCGTTCGGTTCGGCAAGTTTGGGTCGGTTAATACCGGCAGGCGTATATGGAGAAAACAGCTTATTCATGCCCAAACTAAGGATCGCTGAGAAAATACATATCCCAACTTTTACTCCAAGCTAAAACATATCTTCattaatcaaaaatttgaaattcatGCCTGAACTAAAAGtcgataaaaaaatacatatctcaattcctaTTGCATGCCAAAACATAccttaactaataaaaaatttgaaatttatgcaTCGTCTTTAGAAGTCAACGATAATctcaatctatactattatttgcaaatAATTTTTCGCAACAGAGTTTTCACGTTAAAAATTAGAGTGGCTAAAGTCTATGtatccttaatgaatttttatatatctaaaatattatttgcgaagtaattttTCGCAATGGACACGTTAAAAATTAGGGTGACTAAAATCTATGTTACCCTTAATGTCCAGGAGAGAATCAAGCTTACTTAAGTctcataatttttatatatatattctattataaaataaaatgaattttatattaaaaatcttacatattttttctaaaaataattatgatgattcttatatattatgttgttatcttaaaataaaattttactattataaaagtaaaaaaattaaaagaagtgaTTTTTTacaataaagtaaaaaaaaaataaaagaagtgattttttacaatattatattaaaaaaaaataagataattcttatatattgtgttgctatcttgatataaatattatttacttataatatttactaaatattatttacttataatatttacttatacaaatatatcttaaaatcacTTCTTAGAAAATATCCTTATACAAATATAttgtttcattaatatttacttAGATATTATTTTTGTCTTAAAATTAACTTTCGTAATAGTAAAATACTATTTCAAGacaacaacacaatatataagaattatcttatatttttttaaaaatataatatttcaaaaatcacttctcttatttttttttttttacttttgtaatagtaaaatattattttaagataacaacacaatatataagaatcatcataattatttttttaaaaaaaatataagatttttaatataaaattaattttattatataataaaaaatatataaaaattcagtAATGGTAACATAGATTTTAGCCACTCTAATTTTTAATGTGAGAGCTCCGTTGCGAaaaattacttcgcaaataataatatagaccGGGATTAGCGTTGACTTCTAAAAACTAggcataaatttcaaaattttgattagttaatgTATGTTTTGGCATGCATCAAGAGTTgggatatgtattttttttatcgaCCCCTAGTTAAGGCATGAATTTCAAATGTTTGATTAGTGAAGGTACGTTTTGACAGTAAAGTAAAAGAAAGTTGGGATATGTATTTACTCAGGGACTCCTAGTTTGCTAATATGTATACACATGTTACTCAGTAAACCAAACTGAACCGGTAACCAAGTTGATTTTGAAGGATCTCCAAACCGAAAACTGAAAATTCCGGTTCGGTTCGAATTTGCAGGCTAGATTTCATGCTTGTGTTATATTGGGCTTTTTACCAACGGCACGGCCCGTATCACCTCTAAACCAGCCCATAAAGGCccattaaattattttgaaacgcaaaaaaagaaaaacaaattcgaAAATATACATCTCCCTCCCGAGGGAAAACATTTTTGGCTCCAAACTCGAAAACATTTTtcacaaaaaatgaaaaaaaagagcGCCTACAAGCTTTTGGTTGTTATAAACAATCTCTTCCCCAACTCCCAAATGAAAATCTCCAAATCGCTCAAAATCCACCGCCGAATCTCCTCCTCGTCAGCGATCTCTAACCATCCACCTATGGAGGAGAATCATCACAAGCGCCAGCGAACAGCTCGCGTCGTCGCCGGAAGAACCTCAAAGCGAAAGCTCGGCCGAGAGACGTACGCGGTTTCGATAATCACGCAGATCACCGagaccgaggaagaagaaacagatCTCGCCGTCGCGATCCGCCGCCACGTGGAGGTTCTGAACTCCAGCTTCTCAGATGCGGACGATGTCAAAGGAGCTGCTGCTGCTCTCTCCTCCCTCGCTAAAACTGGTACCGTACTCCTTAGAGTAGATCGTTTTGTGTTACAGCTGTCTGAATCGATGCCGATCTGTGATTCTACTTTGCGATTGAATTGTTCTAGCTCAGATTAGGCGAGATCTAGATTGATTATGGATTGATTTTGGATTCGTAACTCTTTGTATTAGACGAAAACGTGGAGATGATGGTGGAGAATGGAGCGATCCCTGCGTTGGTTAGAAACTTGGAATCGCCGTGGTCTTTGGCAATCAGCGGGAACGTTCCCAAGTCTTGTGATCATAAGCTAGAGAAAGATTGTGCTGTTTCACTTGGACTTATTGCTGCTAATCAGGTAACACTTGTGAATATCATTTACTGCTTCTTGCACTGATGCTTTTACTAATGTTAGCTTTATATGTTTAACAGCCTGCTTACCAGCAGCTAATTGTAGATGCTGGGGTTATAGCTCCAACTGTGAAGTTGTTGAAGAGAAGAGGGGTTTGTATTGGGTGCATGGAAGCTAATGCTGTTCTTAGGAGAGCAGCTGATATCATCACTAATATTGCTCATGACAATCCAAGGATTAAAACTAATATAAGGTACGGTTTAGTGTTTGATGATCCTTGTGCTTTTTGGTCTTGGCTAAGTTGTTTTCACTTGACAGGGTTGAAGGTGGCATTCCACCTCTTGTTGAGCTTTTGGATTTTCCGGATGTTAAAGTACAGAGGGCTGCTGCTGGGGCCTTGCGTACGGTTTCTTTTAGAAATGATGAGAACAAGAACCAAGTATGTTTTGCTTTTGatgatgcttttttttttttttgagcttaTGTTAGGCATGGTTCTTACATTATACTCTCATAAATGTAGATTGTGGAGTTGAATGCTTTGCCCACGCTTGTATTGATGCTTCAGTCAGAAGATCCTTCTGTGCATGGCGAATCGGTTGGTTCTTTTATCTTGCTTTAGATTTTTGGAAttggtttgttttgtttagttCCTGCTAATATAATATTGAAATATCAGATTGGGGCAATTGGAAATCTTGTCCACTCATCTCCTGACATCAAGAAAGAGGTTATCCGCGCTGGTGCCTTGCAACCAGTAATCCGTCTACTTAGGTATGCTTATTTTCTTTATTCTGTTTTTCTGTTTCTGCTGAAATAGATGTTTACTCTTGATATTGTGAAACATCTTTTGTAACTGTTTCTGTTTGCTATGATATCTGCTACAGCTCAACTTGCTTGGAGACACAGAGAGAAGCAGCATTGTTGATTGGTCAATTTGCCGCGCCTGATTCAGACTGCAAGGTATAAGTTTGCCTCTTTCTTGACGTTGTTGTGCTCTAATCTGAATATATGCTCACTCAAACTCTATGTTTTGACGATATCAAAAGGATGGATTCAGAGTAAAGAAAACGTACTAAAACATAAATGGCAATATGATTATGCAGGTGCACATTGCCCAGAGAGGTGCAATTACACCATTAATTAAGATGCTTGAGTCATCAGATGAGCAGGTCACAGAAATGGCAGCGTTTGCTCTTGGTCGTTTGGCTCAGGTAGTTATGTTTTTGAATAAGCATGTGAATCTTTTTGACGCTTTGTGTCATAAGAACAATGGTTGTAATTTGTTTGCTTAGAGCATAACTTAATTCGCATACATCAATGCTTTGAATGTCGCAGGACACACACAATCAGGCTGGGATTGGGCAAAGAGGAGGCATTATTTCACTACTAAATCTTCTTGATGTGAAAACTGGATCTGTGCAACACAACGCTGCCTTTGCTTTGTATGGCCTTGCAGATAATGAGGTAAACTAATCTCATAATGAATCGTTTTCAATACATCTATACTTTTTGCTAACTATAAATAACAATGGTTAATTAATTTTTCGTAAACAGGAAAATGTAGCAGATTTCATAAAGACTGGAGGTATTCAAAAGCTTCAAGATGACAACTTCACCGTTCAAGTATGCATTTCGCTGCTTATGTTTGCAAGAACAATATATAGGCTTTCCAAATTCTAAATTGCAAGTCTTCTCTTTGCAGCCGACTAGGGACTGTGTGGTGAGGACattgaagaggctagagaacaAGATTCAAGGACCTGTGAGTACCTATCTGTTAGACCTTCTTGTTCTTATAAGTATGGCTTTGGTTCTAGAGTCCCTTAATGTCATACTCTTCTTTCAGGTACTAAACCAACTATTATATCTAATTAAAACCACTGAGAAGAATATACAAATGCGAATTGCTTTGGCTCTTGCACATCTTTGTGACCCTAAAGAtggaaaattaattttcatcGATAACAGTGGTAAATATTCTCATCTCAAAATTcatcaatttttcttttcttgtcgATTTTTTTCTGTTCCTGATCAATCGACTATTACATATGCTATGTTATACAGGAATTGAGTTTTTGTTGGAGCCTCTATACATCTCAAGCATGAAACAGCAGAAGTATAGCGCAAGAGCTTTATTCGAATTAGCTACAAAAGCTACATCCTTTGCACCAGAGGACTCAGCACCTTCCTCACCCACACAACGGGTAAGAACTCTTCATTACTTctttcaattataaaaatataatttctgaTTTGAGGTCTTGACTTGTTATTGATTATAATACTGAAGGCGTTTTTGGGTGAGGAATTCGTGAACAACCCTACTTTGTCCGATGTCACATTCCTGATCGATGGTAAAACATTTAATCCCTTCGATGTTTATGTTAAATCTACCTGTGATAACACTTTTTAAACTGAGTAATTCCATGGCATATATTAGGTAAACAATTCTTTGCTCATAAGATTTGCTTGGTAGCTTCCTCTGATATATTTCGTGCAATGTTTGATGGCCTTTACAAGGTAACCTTCTGAATAAATCATTGTGGTACCCATTTCATGATACAAAGTATCAATCAACTAACTTGAGAATTGGTTTTAGGAACGAAACGCCCAAAATGTGGAGATCCCAAATATAAGCTGGGAAGTGTTTGAGCTTATGATGAGGTAAAGTTCTATTAAATCAAAACCATAATAATAAGCTAAGAATCTAAAGCATGAAATGCAATGGTGCAGATTCATATACACAAGAAAAATCAACATCACAAAATACTTGGCTCAAGAACTGCTTGTAGCAGCTGATCAGTATCTTCTCGATGGTCTCAAGCGGCT encodes:
- the LOC106407228 gene encoding protein EMSY-LIKE 3 isoform X3, which translates into the protein MIGARLFCTPTAALERSSSSSIFLFFTKISTRPVPRLSSTVAMSTTTKSQEELDSIFKQKRVVRTTVRRSLKAMDPSLRTQQDDVIQNTVLEAPWFKSCRRLCAYVSCKSLNEVDTSRILSKILQHPVTEKKLYVPWVEDRNSNMRMLHISHMEDLIANSMNILEPAPVDALGNEREDVMQADEPIDLFILPGLAFDRCRRRLGRGGGYYDTFLKRYEDRAKERGWSNPLMVALSYSPQILEDGSIPVTPNDVMIDALVTPSGVVPFSPRAIESFPCEASSEKGHQMDYRPSDSSGTDDDLPPSRYQRSGRPAGNGRPSVLNSAPLSRVHNDMETQIHLIEQEAYSSILRAFKAQSDAITWEKESLITELRKELRVSDEEHRELLSRVNADEMIRRIREWRKGNSFQSGAPQMVHDNAPSPAVSGSRKKQKTSQSIASLAMGAPSPAMHPSMQPSSSAALRRGGPPPGPNTKKPKTSMQFQATGIAGRPQPGAVANEPDPLVGKKVWTKWPEDNNFYEAVITDYKAAEISPGDIRWEGEDAGVSRKGGHPGQGRGSTKAMARGGPAGQASGRGRGSMKIQQHKAQNGVGKKALGDIEILHTDTLIKEVEKVFRSVNPNPAEVEKAKKVLRDHEQALVDAIARLEEMSDGESGNI
- the LOC106407228 gene encoding protein EMSY-LIKE 3 isoform X4, translating into MIGARLFCTPTAALERSSSSSIFLFFTKISTRPVPRLSSTVAMSTTTKSQEELDSIFKQKRVVRTTVRRSLKAMDPSLRTQQDDVIQNTVLEAPWFKSCRRLCAYVSCKSLNEVDTSRILSKILQHPVTEKKLYVPWVEDRNSNMRMLHISHMEDLIANSMNILEPAPVDALGNEREDVMQADEPIDLFILPGLAFDRCRRRLGRGGGYYDTFLKRYEDRAKERGWSNPLMVALSYSPQILEDGSIPVTPNDVMIDALVTPSGVVPFSPRAIESFPCEASSEKGHQMDYRPSDSSGTDDDLPPSRYQRSGRPAGNGRPSVLNSAPLSRVHNDMETQIHLIEQEAYSSILRAFKAQSDAITWEKESLITELRKELRVSDEEHRELLSRVNADEMIRRIREWRKGNSFQSGAPQMVHDNAPSPAVSGSRKKQKTSQSIASLAMGAPSPAMHPSMQPSSSAALRRGGPPPGPNTKKPKTFQATGIAGRPQPGAVANEPDPLVGKKVWTKWPEDNNFYEAVITDYKAAEISPGDIRWEGEDAGVSRKGGHPGQGRGSTKAMARGGPAGQASGRGRGSMKIQQHKAQNGVGKKALGDIEILHTDTLIKEVEKVFRSVNPNPAEVEKAKKVLRDHEQALVDAIARLEEMSDGESGNI
- the LOC106407228 gene encoding protein EMSY-LIKE 3 isoform X1, with protein sequence MIGARLFCTPTAALERSSSSSIFLFFTKISTRPVPRLSSTVAMSTTTKSQEELDSIFKQKRVVRTTVRRSLKAMDPSLRTQQDDVIQNTVLEAPWFKSCRRLCAYVSCKSLNEVDTSRILSKILQHPVTEKKLYVPWVEDRNSNMRMLHISHMEDLIANSMNILEPAPVDALGNEREDVMQADEPIDLFILPGLAFDRCRRRLGRGGGYYDTFLKRYEDRAKERGWSNPLMVALSYSPQILEDGSIPVTPNDVMIDALVTPSGVVPFSPRAIESFPCEASSEKGHQMDYRPSDSSGTDDDLPPSRYQRSGRPAGNGRPSVLNSAPLSRVHNDMETQIHLIEQEAYSSILRAFKAQSDAITWEKESLITELRKELRVSDEEHRELLSRVNADEMIRRIREWRKGNSFQSGAPQMVHDNAPSPAVSGSRKKQKTSQSIASLAMGAPSPAMHPSMQPSSSAALRRGGPPPGPNTKKPKTSMQFQATGIAGRPQPGAVANEPDPLVGKKVWTKWPEDNNFYEAVITDYKAAEGRHALVYDMNTVNETWEWVNLKEISPGDIRWEGEDAGVSRKGGHPGQGRGSTKAMARGGPAGQASGRGRGSMKIQQHKAQNGVGKKALGDIEILHTDTLIKEVEKVFRSVNPNPAEVEKAKKVLRDHEQALVDAIARLEEMSDGESGNI
- the LOC106407228 gene encoding protein EMSY-LIKE 3 isoform X7, with product MTFPRALVELDRSLIPRFFLFISFPCEASSEKGHQMDYRPSDSSGTDDDLPPSRYQRSGRPAGNGRPSVLNSAPLSRVHNDMETQIHLIEQEAYSSILRAFKAQSDAITWEKESLITELRKELRVSDEEHRELLSRVNADEMIRRIREWRKGNSFQSGAPQMVHDNAPSPAVSGSRKKQKTSQSIASLAMGAPSPAMHPSMQPSSSAALRRGGPPPGPNTKKPKTSMQFQATGIAGRPQPGAVANEPDPLVGKKVWTKWPEDNNFYEAVITDYKAAEGRHALVYDMNTVNETWEWVNLKEISPGDIRWEGEDAGVSRKGGHPGQGRGSTKAMARGGPAGQASGRGRGSMKIQQHKAQNGVGKKALGDIEILHTDTLIKEVEKVFRSVNPNPAEVEKAKKVLRDHEQALVDAIARLEEMSDGESGNI
- the LOC106407228 gene encoding protein EMSY-LIKE 3 isoform X5, whose amino-acid sequence is MRMLHISHMEDLIANSMNILEPAPVDALGNEREDVMQADEPIDLFILPGLAFDRCRRRLGRGGGYYDTFLKRYEDRAKERGWSNPLMVALSYSPQILEDGSIPVTPNDVMIDALVTPSGVVPFSPRAIESFPCEASSEKGHQMDYRPSDSSGTDDDLPPSRYQRSGRPAGNGRPSVLNSAPLSRVHNDMETQIHLIEQEAYSSILRAFKAQSDAITWEKESLITELRKELRVSDEEHRELLSRVNADEMIRRIREWRKGNSFQSGAPQMVHDNAPSPAVSGSRKKQKTSQSIASLAMGAPSPAMHPSMQPSSSAALRRGGPPPGPNTKKPKTSMQFQATGIAGRPQPGAVANEPDPLVGKKVWTKWPEDNNFYEAVITDYKAAEGRHALVYDMNTVNETWEWVNLKEISPGDIRWEGEDAGVSRKGGHPGQGRGSTKAMARGGPAGQASGRGRGSMKIQQHKAQNGVGKKALGDIEILHTDTLIKEVEKVFRSVNPNPAEVEKAKKVLRDHEQALVDAIARLEEMSDGESGNI
- the LOC106407228 gene encoding protein EMSY-LIKE 3 isoform X6; its protein translation is MVALSYSPQILEDGSIPVTPNDVMIDALVTPSGVVPFSPRAIESFPCEASSEKGHQMDYRPSDSSGTDDDLPPSRYQRSGRPAGNGRPSVLNSAPLSRVHNDMETQIHLIEQEAYSSILRAFKAQSDAITWEKESLITELRKELRVSDEEHRELLSRVNADEMIRRIREWRKGNSFQSGAPQMVHDNAPSPAVSGSRKKQKTSQSIASLAMGAPSPAMHPSMQPSSSAALRRGGPPPGPNTKKPKTSMQFQATGIAGRPQPGAVANEPDPLVGKKVWTKWPEDNNFYEAVITDYKAAEGRHALVYDMNTVNETWEWVNLKEISPGDIRWEGEDAGVSRKGGHPGQGRGSTKAMARGGPAGQASGRGRGSMKIQQHKAQNGVGKKALGDIEILHTDTLIKEVEKVFRSVNPNPAEVEKAKKVLRDHEQALVDAIARLEEMSDGESGNI
- the LOC106407228 gene encoding protein EMSY-LIKE 3 isoform X8; translation: MDYRPSDSSGTDDDLPPSRYQRSGRPAGNGRPSVLNSAPLSRVHNDMETQIHLIEQEAYSSILRAFKAQSDAITWEKESLITELRKELRVSDEEHRELLSRVNADEMIRRIREWRKGNSFQSGAPQMVHDNAPSPAVSGSRKKQKTSQSIASLAMGAPSPAMHPSMQPSSSAALRRGGPPPGPNTKKPKTSMQFQATGIAGRPQPGAVANEPDPLVGKKVWTKWPEDNNFYEAVITDYKAAEGRHALVYDMNTVNETWEWVNLKEISPGDIRWEGEDAGVSRKGGHPGQGRGSTKAMARGGPAGQASGRGRGSMKIQQHKAQNGVGKKALGDIEILHTDTLIKEVEKVFRSVNPNPAEVEKAKKVLRDHEQALVDAIARLEEMSDGESGNI
- the LOC106407228 gene encoding protein EMSY-LIKE 3 isoform X2, producing the protein MIGARLFCTPTAALERSSSSSIFLFFTKISTRPVPRLSSTVAMSTTTKSQEELDSIFKQKRVVRTTVRRSLKAMDPSLRTQQDDVIQNTVLEAPWFKSCRRLCAYVSCKSLNEVDTSRILSKILQHPVTEKKLYVPWVEDRNSNMRMLHISHMEDLIANSMNILEPAPVDALGNEREDVMQADEPIDLFILPGLAFDRCRRRLGRGGGYYDTFLKRYEDRAKERGWSNPLMVALSYSPQILEDGSIPVTPNDVMIDALVTPSGVVPFSPRAIESFPCEASSEKGHQMDYRPSDSSGTDDDLPPSRYQRSGRPAGNGRPSVLNSAPLSRVHNDMETQIHLIEQEAYSSILRAFKAQSDAITWEKESLITELRKELRVSDEEHRELLSRVNADEMIRRIREWRKGNSFQSGAPQMVHDNAPSPAVSGSRKKQKTSQSIASLAMGAPSPAMHPSMQPSSSAALRRGGPPPGPNTKKPKTFQATGIAGRPQPGAVANEPDPLVGKKVWTKWPEDNNFYEAVITDYKAAEGRHALVYDMNTVNETWEWVNLKEISPGDIRWEGEDAGVSRKGGHPGQGRGSTKAMARGGPAGQASGRGRGSMKIQQHKAQNGVGKKALGDIEILHTDTLIKEVEKVFRSVNPNPAEVEKAKKVLRDHEQALVDAIARLEEMSDGESGNI
- the LOC106407228 gene encoding 5-formyltetrahydrofolate cyclo-ligase, mitochondrial isoform X9, encoding MIGARLFCTPTAALERSSSSSIFLFFTKISTRPVPRLSSTVAMSTTTKSQEELDSIFKQKRVVRTTVRRSLKAMDPSLRTQQDDVIQNTVLEAPWFKSCRRLCAYVSCKSLNEVDTSRILSKILQHPVTEKKLYVPWVEDRNSNMRMLHISHMEDLIANSMNILEPAPVDALGNEREDVMQADEPIDLFILPGLAFDRCRRRLGRGGGYYDTFLKRYEDRAKERGWSNPLMVALSYSPQILEDGSIPVTPNDVMIDALVTPSGVVPFSPRAIERM